One segment of Candidatus Margulisiibacteriota bacterium DNA contains the following:
- a CDS encoding dihydroorotate dehydrogenase encodes MIDLTVEIAGVKLKNPVMVASGTYGYGREYESFYDPALLGAIVVKGTTLHPKPGNKPPRIIETPAGMLNAIGLQNDGVEDLCERHMPFLREKKIPVIVNFSGNTVEEYCAVAQRLENEKGIVALEANISCPNVKRGGLVFGSDCDVAANLIKEIKKVTSLPLIVKLSPNVTDIVSIARAVEDAGADALSLINTLIGMSIDVRARKPYLSTYTGGLSGPAIKPVAIRMIWQTAKAVSIPIIGMGGIMTGHDAVEFFLAGASAVSIGTASFVDPYAPVKVIQELGSYMKEHGFSSIKDLRVALREP; translated from the coding sequence ATGATCGATCTAACTGTAGAAATTGCCGGTGTGAAGCTTAAAAATCCGGTTATGGTTGCTTCCGGGACCTATGGATACGGAAGAGAGTACGAGTCTTTTTATGATCCGGCTTTGCTTGGAGCTATTGTCGTTAAAGGGACTACTCTTCATCCGAAACCGGGAAACAAACCTCCCCGTATTATTGAGACACCGGCAGGAATGTTGAATGCTATAGGTTTGCAAAATGACGGGGTTGAAGACTTGTGTGAGAGGCATATGCCTTTTTTAAGGGAAAAGAAGATTCCGGTTATCGTTAATTTTTCAGGTAATACTGTTGAGGAATATTGTGCTGTGGCTCAGCGCCTGGAAAATGAAAAGGGAATAGTTGCCCTGGAAGCTAATATCTCTTGCCCGAACGTTAAAAGGGGTGGGCTTGTGTTCGGATCCGATTGCGATGTCGCCGCTAACCTAATAAAAGAAATAAAAAAAGTTACGTCCTTACCACTCATTGTTAAGTTGTCTCCTAATGTTACCGACATTGTGTCGATTGCCAGGGCTGTGGAAGATGCCGGTGCAGATGCCCTCTCATTAATAAATACGCTTATCGGTATGTCCATTGATGTCAGGGCCCGCAAACCATATTTGTCCACCTATACCGGCGGCTTATCCGGACCGGCGATTAAGCCTGTCGCTATTCGTATGATCTGGCAGACCGCAAAAGCTGTAAGTATCCCGATCATTGGCATGGGCGGGATCATGACCGGACACGATGCTGTAGAGTTTTTTTTGGCCGGAGCGAGTGCTGTGTCAATCGGCACTGCGAGCTTCGTTGATCCTTATGCTCCTGTTAAGGTTATCCAGGAACTTGGATCTTATATGAAA